One region of Primulina tabacum isolate GXHZ01 chromosome 17, ASM2559414v2, whole genome shotgun sequence genomic DNA includes:
- the LOC142531618 gene encoding heavy metal-associated isoprenylated plant protein 12-like has product MAAQKVVLKVMTMSDERTKQKAIEAVADIFGVDSIAADLKDQKLTVVGEMDAVALVKSLKKVGKVDILAVGPAKEDKKGDDKKPQENK; this is encoded by the exons AAGGTAGTTCTCAAAGTCATGACCATGTCCGATGAGAGGACCAAGCAGAAAGCTATAGAGGCAGTTGCTGATATTTTCG GGGTGGATTCCATTGCTGCTGATTTAAAAGATCAGAAGCTGACGGTGGTAGGAGAAATGGATGCAGTAGCTCTGGTGAAGAGTCTGAAAAAAGTGGGGAAAGTTGACATTCTGGCCGTCGGGCCAGCAAAGGAAGACAAGAAAGGGGATGATAAGAAACCACAAGAAAATAAGTAA